TTCCCCATCGAGCGGAAACGCGGACCCGATGCGGATTTTGATTTCTTCGGCAGTCCGTTCGCCAATCATCAGGTTGTAGGCGCGCTTCATGTGCGCCACGATCGTCTCGTCAAATTCATCGCCGCCCACGCGCAGGCTGCGGCTGAAAACAATCCCGGCCAGCGAAATGATCGCGATTTCACAGGTGCCGCCGCCGATGTCGACAATCATGTTTCCCGCGGGCTCATGAACGGGCAGGCCGACACCAATGGCTGATGCCATGGGTTGTTCGATGAGATAGACCTCGCGCGCACCGGCATGCGTTGCGGAATCCTTCACGGCGCGTTTTTCGACTTCCGTGATTCCGGAAGGAACGGCGACCACGACGCGCGGTGCGATCAGCTTGCGATGATGCACCTTTTGGATGAAGTGGCGGAGCATCGCCTCCGTGATTTCAAAATCCGCGATCACGCCGTCCTTCATGGGACGGATGGCCACGATGTTGCCGGGTGTGCGGCCGAGCATGCGCTTGGCTTCGTCGCCGACTGCGAGGACGTTGGTGGTGCCGGCCTGGATTGCGACAACAGAGGGTTCTCGGAGAACTATGCCCCGATCCCGGACGTACACGAGAGAGTTGGCTGTTCCGAGGTCGATCCCAATGTCATTGGAAAACAGGGTTTTAACTTGTGCAAACATGCATTTGCCTGACGACGGCAAACATTAGGGGCCGGGAGACAGACAGGTCAAGTTAATCGTCAGCATATGACCCGACACAGCATTCCGCGCTCGAGTCGTTGGCAGCTGCTGGCAATGGAGCTGACCGAAGCAGCCGCGAGCCACGACGATGATTGATGATCTGATTCGGTTTGGCGGCGTTGACATGCAATCCGTAAATACCGGCATATCACCCAAAAGTGTTATCGCGCCCGCTTTACATTTGTGACTGCACCCGCGAAGACTCTGCGCCGTCTGAAGAGAATCAATGAAAAGTCTTCCCTATGAAATGTATTCCGGAATATCCGTGTCCGCGTCCTGGTCGCAAATTACTCAGTTCCCTGGCTGCCGTGGCAGCTTTTACGCAGGTTTTTTCCGCGAGCGCGGGAACGGTCGCCTACTGGCGTTTCGAAGGTGATGGCGTGAACACGCCTGTCGCGGGCGTGACGCAGGTGGAGGATACGGACGAACGCACCACGACGGCAACGGGCGTTGGCATCAGGGTTGTGGATGTCTCTGGCAATGGCAATACCGTGTGGGCCTGGCAGCATGACTTCGCGGGCGCAACGTATGCGTCGACGGTGCCCGCCGCGACGATCCCGCTGACAGGTTCTCCAAATAATTTCAGCACGATGAACGCGGGAAGTTTTCCTGCGTTGTTCACATGGTCGGCTCAAAGCGCGCCAAGCGTGGACCTGGAAACCATCAAGCCGCTGCAGTGGACGATTGAAGCTTCCATCCGATCGACAGACAACACAGGCCATCGAACATTTGTCGGGCGCGATGGAAACGGCGTGAGTGCCGGAGGGAGCGCTGCGCCTTTGTATTTCAAGCACTTTGACGGAACCCTGCGCGTTGAGTTCGCAGACGAAGCCGGCAATTTCTACACCGTTTCCGATTCAACGGGAACACTCGCGCTCGACACGTGGTACAACGTCGCGGTGGTGAGCGATGGCACGCGAGTCAAGTTGTACAAGGATTCCGGCGCGGGATATCAATTGGTCGGCAACATGATCCTCACCCCTGGCGACACGCGTCTTGCGTATGACGATGCGGGATCGACTACTGCAGGCGACGCGCAGTGGGGATGGACGATCGGCCGCGGCCGATACGGCACGAGCGATCTTCAGTCCGACAATCACGTGGACCGCTGGTTTGGCGGAATCGATGAGGTGCGGATCAGCGACTCAGCGTTGAAGCCGAGCCAGTTTCTTTTTGCGCCGACGAATGTGTATGTGATCAGCGGCCCGGTGCCGGCCAGCCAGACAGTGGCCCTGGGATCACCGGCGAGTTTTGCGATCGAAGCCGGCGGCCAGAACCCGGCGTATCAATGGCGGCTCAATGGCACGAACATCAGCGGAGCCAACAGCGAGGGTTACACCATCAATTCCGTTGGAGCGCAGCACGTCGGCAGCTATGACGTGGTGATCTCCAACAGCGGCAGCTCGCGAACCAGCAGTGTGGCGACGCTTTCGATTCACTTGCCGCGGAACGTCCAATGGGCGGGCGTGGGCAACGTGTGGAATACCTCCTCGGCGAGCTGGACCACCAACAGCGGAGCGAATCTCATCTCCTACGTGGACACGGATCATGTCACATTTGGCACGCTCGGCACGGTTCAGTCCGCGATTTCGGTGGAAGGCACCCGCACGCCTGGATCGATGGTTGTCTCGGCTGGCAATTATTCCCTGAGCGGGGGAAGCATAGGCGGCAACGGATCGTTGACCATTGAAAGCGCAGGAGCACTGGTTCTGGGAACCACCAATTCGTATTCAGGCAACACCATGATTAATGGCGGGCGGTTGCAGGCGGGAATCGCCAGTGCAATTCCGGACGGTCTTGGCGCAGGCAACGTGACGATTGCCGCCGGGGGCGTTCTCGATCTGGCCGGCTTTGCTGACACAATCAATGGTTTGTCAGGCGCGGGAGTGATCACCAACTCGAGCACCAACTCCGCGGTGTTGACCGTTGGAAATAGTGGCGCCGCCCTGAATTGGGCGGGCAGCATCGCGGACACAACCGCCGGCCATGTTGCATTGATCAAAGCGGGAACGAACCAATCAACGATCAGCGGAATCAACCGCCTGAACGGCACCGCGGCGAACCAGATCAACGGTGGCATCGCCACCATTACGGGATCGCTGCTCATGCCTGCGGGAGAATTCTGGATCGCCGAAGGACCCGTGACGGCAAGCGTCACGCTCAATGGCGGAACGATCGCGGCTTCAAACAATTGGTTCGTGGTGGGACGCAACAGTTCTGCAGCGAACGGAAAACTGACGGTGAACAGCGGCCTCGTGGTCAAGGGCGGCAATGGCAATTTCGTTGTCGGTTCTTTGGGGGCGACCGGCGAGCTGATCGTCAATGGCGGAACCGTGCTGAACAACGCAAACCTCTGGCTCGGCGAAGGGGCCACTGCGAACGCCACCCTTCGATTGAATGGCGGTTTGGTCCAGGCGAACCAGATTCGCCCGAATGGCGCGTTTGCAACGTCTGTGGCCTATTTCAACGGCGGCACACTTCAGGCGAGCGGATCCAGCGCGGATTTCATTGTCTCGACCACGCCGTATATCCAGACCGGCGGGCTGGTGTTTGACAACAACGGTTTCGACGTGACGATCGCATCGATTTCGCTGCAGGAAGACGGAGCGTCTCCCGGGGGCGGATTGCGAAAAATCGGAACCGGAACGCTGGCCCTGAACAGCGGCGCCACTTACAGCGGCCCCACTGTCGTCACGGCCGGAACACTGAGTGTCAGCCCCGCATTGACCTTCTATACGGCGACTGCGGTGACGGTCAGCAATGCAACGTTGCAGATCGACGCATCGGGCGGATCGGCTTCCTACTCGGCAAACAGCCTTACGCTTCAGAACAACGCCGTCCTGCAGATTGGTTATGGCACGGTGACTGGAAATCCGGCCATTCCGGCATTGTCAGTTGCGGGCGGCATTTCAGCGCCCGGCACAGGAATCAAAATCAACATCACGGGCGTCGGCCTGCAGATCGGCCAGTTCCCGCTCATCTCCCACAATGGCGCGCCCCTGCCGAATCTCGCGAATATCACCCTTGGCTCGGTTCCTCCCGGAGTGACCGCAAGCCTCGTGAACAACACCGGCAGCGGAACGATTGATCTCAATGTGACGGCCACGGGACAGAACCTTTCGTGGTACGGTTCGGTGAACGGGAACTGGGATATCAATGCCAGTGCGAACTGGTTCGACGGCTTCAGCACCACCGCGCGCTATCTGGAGTATGGATCAATTGGCGATCCCGTCCGTTTTGACGACACGTTGTTTAATGATTTCGTCAATCCTCCTCGCACAAACATCGCGCTGGCCACAACAGTCCGGCCCTTCACAGTGGTTGCGGACAGCACGCACCCGTATCGCATTTTCGGCTCGGGCGGAATTGCCGGGGCGGCTTCGATCATCAAATCAAACACAGGTTCGCTCACGTTGAACACTGTAAACAGCTACACGGGCGGCACCTTTATTCGGGGCGGCGCGCTCGTGGTGAATTCCGACGCAGCCCTCGGATCAGCCTCAGGCGGCATCACCCTCGGCGGTGGTTCGCTGCGCTTCACGGAGAACGCGACGAGCCTGCGACCGATCACGATGGCCGCGGAGTCGGCATTCTTCGTGGATGCCGGACGCACGGTGCAGTACGGCGGCGTCATCAGCGGCAACAGCCGGCTCAACTTCGACGGCGCCGGCACGAAGATCCTCACCAATCGCGGCAACGTCCTGGTTCATATCAAGAATGGTTCGCTGGTCCTCGAAGGCGATGCGCGCTACACGAACACCACCTGGACTGCGATCGCTCCTTATTACAACAGCGATTATGAATCGGTCAGCGCGAGCCTCGTGTTACGCGGCAATGCGACCTTCGACACGGGCAACAATGATTTCAATGTGTCGGATTCAACGCTCGCCGGCGGTGGCGACAACGGGCGTTTGGACATCCAGGACAACGCGATCCTGCGTTTCCGAAACCTGTGGATTGGCAAAGGCTTGAACGCGACGGGCATGGTGTACCAGACCGGCGGTGTCTGGACGAACCACTACGGGCCAAATGCAGATCTGCGTATCGGAGGCAATGCTGCGGATCAGGTGGATACCTTTGGGCGATACCAGATCTCCGGCGGACGTGCGGATTTCCGGCGCCTGCTTCAGGTCGGCGCGTACGGGATCGGCGAATTGCTCGTCAGTGGCGGTCAGTTCAACAACAATGCGTCGGTGGTGATCGGCCGATTCCCCGGCAGTCGCGGAACGGTCGCGGTTACAGGCGGCCAGTTCAACCAGCTCGGGAGCGGCAATGTGGTGATCGTGGGCGAGAACGGCACTGGCACATTCCAGGTTGGCGGCACTGGCGTTGCAACGCTTGCAGGCGCGTTGAATGTCGGCGGCTTTGGAACACCTGGAACCGGAACCGTGCACCTGGCAACGGGCGGATTATTGATCACGCCTCAGGTGCGGATGGGCTCGGCCCTCGGCACATCGACGTTCAACTTCGATGGCGGAACATTGATGGCCAGCGGACCCAGCGCAACCTTCATGCAGGGATTGAACATCGCGAATGTCCTGGCGGGCGGTGCAAGGATCGATTCGTCAACGAACAATATCACGATTGCTCAGGCGCTCCTGAACGCCGGCGGCAACGGTGGCCTGACGAAACTCGGATCGGGCACGCTCCTGTTGAAAGGCGCAAACACCTACAGCGGCCTCACGACAGTCACTGCCGGGACGCTGCTCGTCACACCGTTGCATCAAATTCCTGCGGGCGCTGTATCCGTGGCCGATGGCGCGACGTTCGGTGTGGCTGGGGATTCCGCTGCGAAGATCGGCAATCTTACGCTGGGCAGCGGCGGCGCGACAACGTTGAGCATCGTGCTGACCGGCGCGACGAACCCTGCCGCTGCAGTACTTGAAGCAGGAGTCATTACGATCAACGGCATAAGCACGGTCCGCCTCGGCGGCACGTTCACCGCAGGAACGTTCCCGATTGTGAAGTACACGGGTGCGCTCAGCGGATCGTTCAACGCGACAGTGGCAAGCAGCCAGCAGGGCTTCTCTGGGATCCTTTCCAATCACGTGGCGGGCAGCACGCTTTACGCGGTGGTTCTGAACGCCGGCACGGGCCTTGTCTGGACCGGAACCAACGCCGCACCTGGCCTTGCGAATCGCTGGGACATCGATTCGACCGTCAACTGGCTTGCAGGTTCGACCCCCGTCAAATACCAGGAACCTGTCGTTCCTGGCGACTCTGTCGTTTTCAACGATCTCGGCAGCGGCCTCGTATTGCTCAGCAATGTTGTCAGCCCCTCGAGCGTGATGGTCAGCAACCAGTCGGTGGGTTATTCCATTGCCGGCAGCGGCCGAATCTCCGGCGTCGCCGGCTTTGGCAAACGAGGGACTGGAACTGTCACGAACGCATTGGCCGGGAATGATTACCAAGGGAACACCGTGATCAGCGAAGGCACGCTTCAATTGGGCAGTGCCACCGCAGTTCCCGATGGCATTGGCGCGGGAAACGTCGTCGTCAACACCAATGCCGTGCTGGAGCTCGCAGGTTTTGGCGAAACCATCAACGGCCTGTCTGGGGCGGGCAAAGTGAACAACTTCACCGGCACCCCGATCCTTACCGTCGGCGGCGCGAACGCAAGTTCGACATGGGACGGCACGATGGATTGGACCGCTGGCGGACTTCGCCTCATCAAGGTGGGAACGGGCACGCTGACGTTGACGGCCACAAACCGGTTGAACGGTGCGAACAACCAGGTCAATGGCGGCAGCGTGATCGTCAGCACGAACTCCGAGCTCAACATCACGGGCGGTGATCTGTGGATCGCTGAAGGAGCAAACGCGGGTTCGATGACGGTTAACAACGGTGTCGTGAAGGTCTCGAACTGGGTCGTGATTGGCCGCAACAACGTGGCTGCCGACGGCACCCTGACAATCAATGGCGGCAACTTCAGCAAAACCACAACCTCGGGATCATTCGTCATCGCTTCACTGGGAGCGAAAGGCCGATTGGTGATCAATGGCGGGCAGGTGCTGAACCCGAGCCAGTTGTGGCTGGGTGAGAATGCGACGGCGGATGCGGAACTGCATCTGAACGGCGGACTGCTTCAGGCGGCACAACTTCGCCACAACGGCACTGCGGGTGTTAACCAAACGGCGTACTTCAACGGCGGGACTCTCCAGGCCTCGGCTGCGAGCACCGACTTCATCCAGGCTCCTGTCGTCCCTGTGATTCGCAGCGGTGGACTGACCCTCGATTCGCAGAGTTTCGCAATCAGCATCCTCGCGGGTTTCACGGAAGACGCGACATCGATGGGCGGGGGGCTCACCAAAACGGGATCCGGCACGGTTTACATGAACGGTCCCAAC
This window of the Verrucomicrobiia bacterium genome carries:
- a CDS encoding rod shape-determining protein codes for the protein MFAQVKTLFSNDIGIDLGTANSLVYVRDRGIVLREPSVVAIQAGTTNVLAVGDEAKRMLGRTPGNIVAIRPMKDGVIADFEITEAMLRHFIQKVHHRKLIAPRVVVAVPSGITEVEKRAVKDSATHAGAREVYLIEQPMASAIGVGLPVHEPAGNMIVDIGGGTCEIAIISLAGIVFSRSLRVGGDEFDETIVAHMKRAYNLMIGERTAEEIKIRIGSAFPLDGELTMEVKGRDLSAGLPKTLTIRSEEIREALQEPLSQILESVRITLERCPPELSADLVDRGIVMAGGGALLRGIDRLVAEETGLPVHIADDPLSAVAEGTGRVLQELQFLKRVSSNSK
- a CDS encoding autotransporter-associated beta strand repeat-containing protein, translated to MKCIPEYPCPRPGRKLLSSLAAVAAFTQVFSASAGTVAYWRFEGDGVNTPVAGVTQVEDTDERTTTATGVGIRVVDVSGNGNTVWAWQHDFAGATYASTVPAATIPLTGSPNNFSTMNAGSFPALFTWSAQSAPSVDLETIKPLQWTIEASIRSTDNTGHRTFVGRDGNGVSAGGSAAPLYFKHFDGTLRVEFADEAGNFYTVSDSTGTLALDTWYNVAVVSDGTRVKLYKDSGAGYQLVGNMILTPGDTRLAYDDAGSTTAGDAQWGWTIGRGRYGTSDLQSDNHVDRWFGGIDEVRISDSALKPSQFLFAPTNVYVISGPVPASQTVALGSPASFAIEAGGQNPAYQWRLNGTNISGANSEGYTINSVGAQHVGSYDVVISNSGSSRTSSVATLSIHLPRNVQWAGVGNVWNTSSASWTTNSGANLISYVDTDHVTFGTLGTVQSAISVEGTRTPGSMVVSAGNYSLSGGSIGGNGSLTIESAGALVLGTTNSYSGNTMINGGRLQAGIASAIPDGLGAGNVTIAAGGVLDLAGFADTINGLSGAGVITNSSTNSAVLTVGNSGAALNWAGSIADTTAGHVALIKAGTNQSTISGINRLNGTAANQINGGIATITGSLLMPAGEFWIAEGPVTASVTLNGGTIAASNNWFVVGRNSSAANGKLTVNSGLVVKGGNGNFVVGSLGATGELIVNGGTVLNNANLWLGEGATANATLRLNGGLVQANQIRPNGAFATSVAYFNGGTLQASGSSADFIVSTTPYIQTGGLVFDNNGFDVTIASISLQEDGASPGGGLRKIGTGTLALNSGATYSGPTVVTAGTLSVSPALTFYTATAVTVSNATLQIDASGGSASYSANSLTLQNNAVLQIGYGTVTGNPAIPALSVAGGISAPGTGIKINITGVGLQIGQFPLISHNGAPLPNLANITLGSVPPGVTASLVNNTGSGTIDLNVTATGQNLSWYGSVNGNWDINASANWFDGFSTTARYLEYGSIGDPVRFDDTLFNDFVNPPRTNIALATTVRPFTVVADSTHPYRIFGSGGIAGAASIIKSNTGSLTLNTVNSYTGGTFIRGGALVVNSDAALGSASGGITLGGGSLRFTENATSLRPITMAAESAFFVDAGRTVQYGGVISGNSRLNFDGAGTKILTNRGNVLVHIKNGSLVLEGDARYTNTTWTAIAPYYNSDYESVSASLVLRGNATFDTGNNDFNVSDSTLAGGGDNGRLDIQDNAILRFRNLWIGKGLNATGMVYQTGGVWTNHYGPNADLRIGGNAADQVDTFGRYQISGGRADFRRLLQVGAYGIGELLVSGGQFNNNASVVIGRFPGSRGTVAVTGGQFNQLGSGNVVIVGENGTGTFQVGGTGVATLAGALNVGGFGTPGTGTVHLATGGLLITPQVRMGSALGTSTFNFDGGTLMASGPSATFMQGLNIANVLAGGARIDSSTNNITIAQALLNAGGNGGLTKLGSGTLLLKGANTYSGLTTVTAGTLLVTPLHQIPAGAVSVADGATFGVAGDSAAKIGNLTLGSGGATTLSIVLTGATNPAAAVLEAGVITINGISTVRLGGTFTAGTFPIVKYTGALSGSFNATVASSQQGFSGILSNHVAGSTLYAVVLNAGTGLVWTGTNAAPGLANRWDIDSTVNWLAGSTPVKYQEPVVPGDSVVFNDLGSGLVLLSNVVSPSSVMVSNQSVGYSIAGSGRISGVAGFGKRGTGTVTNALAGNDYQGNTVISEGTLQLGSATAVPDGIGAGNVVVNTNAVLELAGFGETINGLSGAGKVNNFTGTPILTVGGANASSTWDGTMDWTAGGLRLIKVGTGTLTLTATNRLNGANNQVNGGSVIVSTNSELNITGGDLWIAEGANAGSMTVNNGVVKVSNWVVIGRNNVAADGTLTINGGNFSKTTTSGSFVIASLGAKGRLVINGGQVLNPSQLWLGENATADAELHLNGGLLQAAQLRHNGTAGVNQTAYFNGGTLQASAASTDFIQAPVVPVIRSGGLTLDSQSFAISILAGFTEDATSMGGGLTKTGSGTVYMNGPNSYSGLTHVANGTLAGSGSIAGPVTVGASGTIAAGDGTLSMGVLTLNGSTLTLHGNAGFRVSKDGGSPISDQIVGIGSAQYGGFLTISNATSDGTPLVLGDTFTLFSSGAGAGNFAAVLGSAGPGLGFSFNPANGTVTVVTAAPTGPTNITASRSGNTLTLSWPSTHLGWVLQSQTNALSTGLSINWHDIAGSASSTQAVLNINSLDPAVFYRLRQP